In a single window of the Cucurbita pepo subsp. pepo cultivar mu-cu-16 chromosome LG18, ASM280686v2, whole genome shotgun sequence genome:
- the LOC111779994 gene encoding serine/threonine-protein kinase tricorner-like, translated as MEDHRKVEAEEEDEVGTAAVEEEEEEEEEEEIGVVGSSLTLEKVAAAKQFIENHYKAQKKHIQERKERRSVLEKKLASSDVSEEEQINLLKDLELKETQYMRLKRHKICVEDFDLLTIIGRGAFGEVRLCREKKTGNIYAMKKLKKSEMLSRGQVEHVRAERNLLAEVASHCIVKLYYSFQDAEYLYLIMEYLPGGDMMTLLIREETLTETVARFYVAQTVLAIESIHKHNYIHRDIKPDNLLLDKRGHMKLSDFGLCKPLDCTNLSSINENEVLDDENLPDTVDVDESFPDKKSGRRWKSPLEQLQHWQINRRKLAFSTVGTPDYIAPEVLLKKGYGVECDWWSLGAITYEMLVGYPPFYSDDPITTCRKIVHWKNHLKFPDESRLSPEAKDMISRLLCNAEHRLGTGGAEQIKAHPWFKHTEWDKLYDIDAAFKPEVNDELDTQNFMQFDEVDPPPTRTGSGPIRKMLLTPKDLSFVGYTYKNFEAVKGLHHSFDLKSSITPTRTSSVDSTKSDSALINYSTEDREAMLAPSGDALSQ; from the exons ATGGAGGATCATCGGAAGGTTGAAGccgaggaagaagacgaagtgGGAACCGCCGccgtggaggaggaggaggaggaggaggaggaggaagaaatcGGAGTTGTGGGTTCGAGCTTGACTCTGGAGAAGGTCGCTGCAGCCAAACAGTTCATTGAGAATCATTACAAGGCTCAAAAAAAGCACATTCAAGAACGCAAAGAGAG GCGTTCCGTGCTCGAAAAGAAGTTGGCATCTTCAGATGTctcagaagaagaacaaattaaTCTATTGAAAGATTTGGAGCTCAAGGAGACTCAATACATGAGGCTGAAAAGGCATAAAATTTGTGTCGAGGATTTCGACCTTTTGACGATTATTGGTCGAGGTGCTTTCGGGGAG GTCAGGCTTTGTCGGGAGAAGAAAACAGGCAACATCTATGCCATGAAGAAGCTGAAGAAATCAGAAATGCTCAGCAGAGGACAG GTTGAACATGTCAGAGCTGAAAGGAATTTACTTGCAGAAGTTGCAAGTCACTGCATTGTGAAACTCTATTATTCTTTCCAAGATGCTGAATACTTGTATCTTATCATGGAGTATCTTCCAGGAGGTGACATGATGACTTTACTGATAAGGGAGGAAACTTTGACAGAAACCGTGGCTAGATTTTACGTCGCCCAAACTGTTTTGGCTATAGAGTCGATTCATAAACATAACTACATCCACAG AGATATAAAACCTGATAACCTTCTATTGGACAAAAGGGGTCATATGAAACTCTCTGATTTTGGTCTTTGCAAGCCTCTTGACTGCACAAATCTATCttctataaatgaaaatgaagtcCTTGACGACGAAAACTTGCCTGACACGGTGGACGTGGACGAGAGCTTTCCAGATAAGAAAAGCGGGAGGCGTTGGAAGAGCCCCCTCGAACAACTTCAGCACTGGCAGATTAACAGAAGGAAACTG GCGTTTTCCACGGTTGGCACTCCAGATTACATAGCTCCGGAAGTGTTGCTAAAGAAAGGATACGGTGTGGAATGTGACTG GTGGTCTCTTGGTGCAATAACGTACGAAATGCTTGTCGGTTATCCGCCATTTTATTCTGATGATCCAATAACAACATGCCGAAAG ATTGTGCATTGGAAAAATCACTTAAAATTCCCTGATGAGTCAAGATTATCACCTGAAGCAAAAGACATGATCAGTAGGCTGCTCTGCAATGCTGAGCATAGGCTTGGTACTGGAGGCGCAGAACAAATCAAG GCTCATCCTTGGTTTAAACATACCGAGTGGGACAAACTCTATGACATCGATGCAGCGTTTAAGCCCGAGGTCAACGACGAACTCGATACGCAGAATTTTATGCAGTTTGATGAG GTCGATCCACCGCCAACGAGAACCGGATCTGGACCAATAAGGAAG ATGTTGTTGACTCCCAAAGATCTCAGTTTTGTTGGTTATAcatacaaaaattttgaagctgtCAAAGGACTACACCATTCATTTG ATTTGAAATCGAGCATCACCCCGACTCGGACTTCGTCAGTTGACTCGACTAAAA GTGACTCGGCATTGATCAACTACTCAACAGAGGACAGGGAAGCCATGTTGGCACCATCAGGGGATGCTTTGTCACAGTAA